A window from Catalinimonas alkaloidigena encodes these proteins:
- a CDS encoding DUF2200 domain-containing protein, which yields MATTPKHDERIATMTFASVYPHYLTKVEKKGRTREELLQVIEWLTGFDEHKLQELIEQNVTFQEFFQQAKLNPNAQLITGVICGYRVEEIENPLTQQVRYLDKLVDELAKGRKMEKIVRA from the coding sequence ATGGCAACAACCCCTAAACACGATGAGCGGATCGCCACCATGACCTTTGCCTCCGTGTATCCTCATTACCTGACGAAGGTGGAGAAGAAAGGTCGGACGAGAGAAGAATTGCTGCAAGTGATCGAATGGTTAACGGGCTTCGATGAGCATAAGCTGCAAGAACTCATCGAGCAGAACGTGACTTTTCAGGAATTCTTTCAACAGGCGAAGCTAAACCCGAACGCGCAACTGATTACAGGAGTGATCTGCGGTTACCGGGTAGAAGAAATCGAAAATCCGTTGACACAACAGGTGCGGTATTTGGACAAGTTGGTGGATGAATTGGCGAAGGGCAGGAAGATGGAAAAGATAGTAAGAGCGTGA
- a CDS encoding histone deacetylase family protein translates to MFKIRVIQSSSFPASKERLDQVQEIFRQSFPSLTYYADRLPSLLNDPVYHGYNSVLFVAERPLGRLDAFALFLYFPEIKFAFLDFIAVRPGIRGAGLGGALYEAVREYCHRIGAKGLFMEVQPDDPELTPEPQQLKESQQRIRFYEAYGVRPVWNTEYDYPVGDPPTHAYLLYDSLGKEKPLHRADAQQAVRMILTKRFGHVVTTKEVDRIVASFRDDPVQLRPARYRKQSPPAAEVRSHRLDNPYALVHSETHKVHHVPERGYVERPIRVEALLEVLQPLPFFTTLKTKHYGEKPILAVHDRDLVHYLQTVCAKLKEGRPVYPDTFPIRLPERKPKELAVQAGYYCIDSGTPLYKKGYVAAISAVDTALTAADEILAGRRMAYALCRPPGHHAGRKYFGGFCYFNNAAIAAQHLSRHAKVAVLDIDYHHGNGTQDIFYDRADVFTVSIHGHPDYAYPYFTGFEEETGTGAGLGHNLNLTGKPGTGEEAYLKLFQRALDRVLKAGTEILIVGLGYDILKGDPTGLFALKPETLRKMGQLLTSLNLPLLVVQEGGYNILNIRRGSVAFFKGIAEGLAVR, encoded by the coding sequence ATGTTCAAAATACGTGTGATCCAGAGTAGCTCCTTCCCGGCCTCGAAAGAGCGGCTCGACCAGGTACAGGAAATTTTCCGCCAGAGTTTCCCCTCGCTGACCTATTATGCCGACCGGCTGCCGTCGTTACTGAACGATCCGGTATACCACGGTTACAACAGCGTGCTGTTCGTGGCCGAACGCCCCCTGGGACGTCTCGACGCCTTTGCGCTGTTTCTCTACTTTCCCGAAATCAAGTTCGCGTTTCTCGATTTTATCGCCGTACGGCCGGGCATCCGGGGGGCGGGGTTGGGCGGCGCGCTCTACGAAGCCGTCCGCGAGTACTGCCACCGGATCGGGGCGAAGGGGTTGTTTATGGAAGTGCAGCCGGACGACCCCGAGCTGACGCCCGAGCCGCAGCAACTGAAGGAAAGCCAGCAGCGCATTCGTTTTTACGAGGCCTACGGCGTGCGGCCGGTCTGGAACACGGAATACGACTACCCGGTGGGCGACCCGCCGACGCACGCGTATCTGCTCTACGACAGCCTGGGGAAGGAGAAACCCCTGCACCGCGCCGACGCGCAACAGGCGGTGCGGATGATCCTGACGAAGCGCTTCGGCCATGTGGTAACCACGAAAGAGGTCGACCGCATTGTGGCCTCGTTCCGCGACGATCCGGTTCAGTTGCGCCCCGCGCGTTACCGCAAGCAGTCGCCACCGGCCGCGGAGGTGCGTTCGCATCGGCTCGACAACCCGTACGCGCTGGTGCACTCCGAAACGCACAAGGTGCATCACGTGCCGGAACGGGGGTACGTGGAGCGCCCCATCCGGGTGGAGGCGCTGCTGGAAGTGCTGCAACCGCTCCCGTTTTTTACGACCCTGAAAACCAAGCATTACGGCGAAAAGCCCATTCTGGCCGTGCACGACCGCGACTTGGTCCACTACCTCCAGACGGTCTGCGCCAAACTGAAAGAAGGGCGTCCGGTCTATCCCGACACGTTTCCGATCCGCCTGCCCGAACGCAAGCCGAAAGAGCTGGCCGTACAGGCGGGGTACTACTGCATCGATTCGGGTACACCGCTCTACAAAAAAGGCTACGTGGCCGCCATCAGCGCGGTCGACACGGCCCTCACCGCGGCCGACGAGATTCTGGCCGGTCGGCGCATGGCCTACGCGCTGTGCCGCCCGCCGGGGCACCACGCCGGGCGGAAATATTTCGGCGGCTTCTGTTACTTCAACAACGCAGCCATCGCGGCGCAGCACCTCAGCCGGCACGCCAAAGTCGCGGTACTCGACATCGACTACCACCACGGCAACGGCACCCAGGACATCTTCTACGACCGCGCCGACGTATTTACCGTCTCCATTCACGGCCATCCCGACTACGCTTACCCGTACTTCACCGGGTTTGAGGAAGAAACAGGCACCGGGGCGGGCCTGGGGCACAACCTGAACCTGACCGGCAAGCCCGGCACCGGCGAAGAGGCGTACCTGAAGCTTTTCCAGCGGGCGCTGGACCGCGTTCTGAAGGCGGGTACCGAAATTCTGATCGTCGGGCTGGGGTACGACATCCTGAAGGGCGACCCGACCGGCCTGTTCGCCCTAAAACCGGAGACGTTGCGCAAAATGGGGCAGTTGCTGACCAGTCTCAATTTGCCGCTGTTGGTGGTGCAGGAGGGAGGCTACAACATCCTCAACATCCGCCGGGGCTCCGTTGCGTTCTTCAAGGGCATAGCCGAAGGGCTGGCCGTACGCTAA
- a CDS encoding transporter substrate-binding domain-containing protein, which translates to MLRRPFPRYLSYVSLALLVACASSDDEAQRTHDDGPDEVVYSPPVAVDLPEIRKRGKLVAITSYSPTSYFLYRGEPMGYEYELLERLADYLDLDLEIRIAYNLDNFIEMLNTGEGDLVAHSLSITKPRKKHVDFTDHYSVTRQVLVQRKPEGWRQMKRHEIEKVLIRDPLDLIGKEVHVRKNSAYYRRLYNLSQEMGGDVLIEPIEGNLETNEIIRKVAEGEIDYTVADESLAKINATYYQDLDVGTAVSFPQRQAWMVRKTSPQLRKAVNAWLAEEKKGVDFYAIYNKYYKNRKRFRRRVNSEYFSLTGGKISAYDDLIQRGAGQLGWDWKLLASQIYQESHFDPSSTSWAGATGLMQLMPSTAQELGDYDLTHPGESIEAGVTYLKKLAKLYEDVPDSLERIKFVLATYNAGPGHVSDARRLAEKLGKDPNVWTGNVADCILLKAQKKHYSDPVVKHGYCRGEEPHNYVEDIFKRYQIYDDLIRQENAAAPEEAVALGE; encoded by the coding sequence ATGCTACGTCGACCTTTCCCGCGGTACCTGTCCTACGTTTCCCTCGCGCTGCTGGTGGCGTGTGCTTCGTCCGACGACGAGGCCCAACGCACACACGACGACGGCCCCGACGAAGTCGTGTACAGCCCGCCCGTGGCGGTAGACCTGCCGGAGATCCGCAAGCGGGGCAAGCTGGTGGCGATCACGAGCTACAGCCCAACGAGCTATTTCCTGTACCGCGGCGAGCCGATGGGCTACGAGTACGAACTTCTCGAACGCCTGGCCGACTACCTGGACCTGGACCTGGAAATCAGGATCGCCTACAACCTCGACAACTTCATCGAAATGCTCAACACGGGCGAGGGCGATCTGGTCGCGCACAGCCTCAGCATCACCAAACCTCGCAAAAAACACGTCGACTTCACCGACCATTATTCCGTGACGCGGCAGGTGCTGGTGCAGCGCAAGCCGGAGGGATGGCGGCAGATGAAGCGTCACGAAATCGAGAAGGTGCTGATCCGCGATCCGCTCGACCTGATTGGAAAAGAGGTGCACGTACGCAAAAACAGCGCCTACTACCGGCGGCTCTACAACCTCTCGCAGGAAATGGGCGGCGACGTACTGATCGAACCGATCGAAGGCAACTTGGAAACCAACGAGATCATCCGCAAAGTAGCCGAAGGCGAAATCGACTACACCGTGGCGGACGAGAGCCTCGCGAAGATCAACGCCACTTACTACCAGGACCTGGACGTCGGGACGGCCGTCAGCTTTCCACAACGGCAGGCCTGGATGGTGCGCAAAACCTCGCCCCAGCTGCGCAAGGCGGTCAACGCCTGGCTGGCGGAAGAAAAGAAGGGCGTGGATTTCTACGCCATCTACAACAAGTATTACAAAAACCGGAAACGCTTCCGGCGGCGGGTCAACAGCGAATACTTCTCGCTGACGGGCGGTAAAATTTCTGCTTACGACGACCTCATCCAGCGGGGAGCGGGGCAGCTCGGCTGGGACTGGAAGCTGCTGGCGTCCCAGATTTACCAGGAGTCCCATTTCGACCCCAGCTCCACGTCGTGGGCGGGAGCGACTGGCCTCATGCAACTGATGCCGTCAACGGCGCAGGAACTCGGCGACTACGACCTCACGCACCCGGGCGAGTCGATCGAGGCGGGCGTGACCTACCTGAAGAAACTGGCGAAGCTTTACGAAGACGTGCCCGACTCGCTGGAACGCATCAAGTTTGTGCTGGCCACCTACAACGCCGGGCCCGGTCACGTTAGCGACGCCCGCCGCCTCGCCGAAAAGCTGGGCAAAGACCCGAACGTCTGGACCGGCAACGTGGCCGACTGCATCCTGCTGAAGGCCCAGAAGAAACATTACTCCGATCCGGTGGTCAAACACGGGTACTGTCGTGGCGAAGAGCCCCACAATTACGTAGAAGACATCTTCAAACGCTACCAGATTTACGACGACCTGATCCGGCAGGAAAACGCCGCCGCTCCCGAAGAGGCCGTTGCCCTGGGCGAGTAA
- a CDS encoding IS5 family transposase: MRRYELTDEQWAQISKFFPQNEGQRGGQWRDHRQVLNGMLWILSTGAPWRDLPERYGPWKTVYDRFRRYRISGLLDEIVEYLQIQLDEEGYIDWELWMAAAAAVDSTVIRAHKSAAGASKKGARANVMAIPMNP; the protein is encoded by the coding sequence ATGAGACGCTATGAATTGACAGACGAACAGTGGGCGCAAATCTCAAAATTCTTTCCGCAGAATGAAGGGCAACGGGGTGGACAGTGGCGTGACCATCGACAAGTGTTAAATGGGATGTTATGGATCTTAAGTACTGGTGCTCCTTGGCGGGATCTGCCCGAACGATATGGCCCCTGGAAAACGGTATATGATAGATTCCGTCGCTATCGCATCAGTGGCTTGTTGGATGAGATTGTAGAGTACTTGCAGATCCAACTTGATGAAGAAGGTTATATCGATTGGGAACTTTGGATGGCGGCCGCCGCTGCGGTGGACTCAACGGTAATCAGAGCACATAAATCAGCGGCAGGCGCCAGTAAAAAGGGGGCACGTGCCAACGTTATGGCGATTCCAATGAACCCTTAG
- a CDS encoding MGH1-like glycoside hydrolase domain-containing protein, translated as MTSTTVEGERLAQSADNKNWKIWGPYLSDRQWGTVREDYSPHGDAWNCVPHDHARSNAYRWGEEGIAGFCDNRQILCLAPAFWNGRDPILKERLFGLTNGQGNHGEDVKELYFHLDSTPTHSYCKFLYKYPQREFPYNELVEKNRRSRYEVEYELLDTQAFDENRYFDCFVEYAKGGINDILMKITVVNRGPDPATIHVLPHLWFRNYWRHNSRYTAPYMRAYSDQIIQASSKRNGQFFLHHEGGEQLFCENETNGQRLYGVPNQFPYVKDGINDYVVQGIPAVNPEKVGTKSAVWMKATVRAGGTRTFRVRLNRDRKGNPWADFDAVFAQRQEEADAYYEALSPASLSPVRKKLLRSTMAGLLWTKQFYYLDVYKWLNGEPGQEPPFRHWKRNNDWQHLTNRNIISMPDKWEYPWYAAWDLAFHATSFVHVDPDFAKHQLLLMLREYYMHPNGQIPAYEWNFSDVNPPVHAWAVWQVYAMDKQKTGVPDWDFLERAFQKLLMNFTWWVNQKDVNGTDLFEGGFLGLDNIGVFDRSRMLPGIRKMQQADATSWMAMFSLNMLVMSLELAHRNPAYEEAASKFFRHFLNIAWAMHHIGKKDISLWDDKDNFYYDAVQLEDGSSHRLRIRSLVGIIPLLAVDIIHSDTFEQMREFRNRAISIIRTRPDLAELISHIDQKNETGDHLFSIMRGFRLEHLLKRMLDEAEFLSDYGVRSLSKIHLEQPYTFEFNGTSHVIHYEPGESTTSMFGGNSNWRGPIWFPLNYIIIKSLLKYYRFYGPTYIYEFPAGSGNKLNLKQIARELTLRLLKIFEPDQQGHYPYHAPYKQFLEDPHFRDHYLFYEFFHGDSGQGLGASHQTGWTALIANLLLEIDLEGKKEPKKRKAKAKPKKKKVVKKT; from the coding sequence ATGACAAGTACTACCGTAGAAGGAGAACGGCTGGCGCAATCGGCCGATAATAAAAATTGGAAAATCTGGGGCCCTTACCTGTCGGACCGGCAGTGGGGCACCGTTCGTGAAGATTACAGCCCCCACGGCGACGCCTGGAACTGCGTGCCCCACGACCACGCCCGGAGCAACGCCTACCGCTGGGGCGAAGAGGGCATCGCCGGGTTTTGCGACAACCGGCAGATTCTGTGCCTGGCCCCGGCCTTCTGGAACGGGCGCGACCCCATTCTGAAAGAGCGCCTTTTTGGGTTGACCAACGGGCAGGGAAACCACGGCGAGGACGTGAAAGAACTTTACTTCCACCTCGATTCCACGCCGACGCATTCGTACTGCAAGTTTCTCTACAAGTATCCGCAACGCGAATTTCCCTACAACGAACTGGTGGAGAAGAACCGCCGCAGTCGTTACGAAGTGGAGTACGAACTGCTGGATACGCAAGCCTTCGACGAAAACCGTTACTTCGATTGCTTTGTAGAGTATGCCAAAGGAGGCATCAACGACATTCTGATGAAGATCACGGTGGTGAACCGCGGGCCCGATCCGGCGACGATCCACGTGCTGCCGCACCTCTGGTTTCGCAACTACTGGCGGCACAATTCCCGCTATACGGCTCCGTACATGCGGGCGTATTCCGACCAGATCATCCAGGCCTCGTCGAAGCGAAACGGCCAGTTTTTTCTGCACCATGAAGGCGGCGAGCAGTTGTTCTGCGAAAACGAAACCAACGGGCAGCGGCTGTACGGCGTGCCCAACCAGTTTCCCTACGTCAAAGACGGCATCAACGACTACGTCGTACAAGGGATACCCGCCGTCAACCCCGAGAAGGTAGGCACCAAGTCGGCCGTGTGGATGAAGGCTACGGTGCGGGCCGGCGGCACGCGTACGTTCCGGGTGCGCCTGAACCGCGACCGCAAGGGCAATCCCTGGGCGGATTTCGACGCCGTGTTTGCGCAGCGCCAGGAAGAGGCCGATGCCTATTACGAAGCACTTTCGCCCGCGTCGCTTTCGCCCGTGCGGAAAAAACTGCTCCGCAGCACCATGGCGGGTCTGTTGTGGACCAAGCAGTTTTACTACCTCGACGTGTACAAGTGGCTGAACGGCGAACCGGGACAGGAGCCGCCGTTCCGGCACTGGAAACGCAACAACGACTGGCAACACCTGACCAACCGGAACATCATTTCCATGCCCGACAAGTGGGAGTATCCCTGGTATGCGGCGTGGGATCTGGCCTTCCACGCGACCTCGTTCGTACACGTCGATCCGGATTTCGCCAAGCATCAGCTCCTCCTGATGCTGCGGGAGTATTACATGCACCCGAACGGCCAAATCCCGGCCTACGAGTGGAACTTCAGCGACGTGAATCCGCCCGTCCACGCCTGGGCGGTCTGGCAGGTTTACGCGATGGACAAACAGAAAACCGGCGTGCCCGACTGGGATTTTCTGGAGCGGGCGTTTCAGAAACTGCTGATGAACTTCACGTGGTGGGTCAACCAGAAAGACGTCAACGGCACCGACCTGTTCGAAGGAGGCTTCCTGGGGCTGGACAACATCGGGGTGTTTGACCGCAGCCGCATGCTGCCCGGCATCCGGAAGATGCAACAGGCCGACGCCACGAGCTGGATGGCCATGTTTTCGCTGAACATGCTGGTGATGTCGCTGGAGCTGGCACACCGCAACCCCGCTTACGAAGAAGCGGCCTCTAAATTCTTCCGCCACTTCCTGAACATCGCCTGGGCCATGCACCACATCGGGAAGAAGGACATCTCACTCTGGGACGACAAAGACAACTTCTATTACGATGCCGTGCAACTGGAAGACGGCAGCTCGCACCGCCTGCGCATCCGTTCCCTGGTGGGCATCATTCCGCTCCTGGCGGTGGACATCATCCATTCCGACACCTTCGAGCAGATGCGGGAGTTCCGCAACCGGGCCATCAGCATCATCCGGACGCGTCCCGATCTGGCGGAGCTGATCTCGCACATCGATCAGAAAAACGAAACCGGCGACCACCTGTTCTCCATCATGCGGGGCTTCCGGCTCGAGCACCTTCTCAAGCGGATGCTCGACGAAGCGGAGTTTTTGTCGGACTACGGGGTCCGCTCGCTTTCCAAAATTCACCTGGAGCAGCCCTACACGTTCGAGTTCAACGGCACCAGCCACGTGATCCATTACGAACCGGGCGAAAGCACCACCTCGATGTTCGGCGGCAACTCCAACTGGCGCGGTCCCATCTGGTTCCCGCTCAATTACATCATCATCAAATCCCTGCTGAAGTACTACCGATTCTACGGCCCGACGTACATCTACGAATTTCCGGCCGGTTCTGGTAACAAACTGAACCTGAAGCAGATTGCCCGTGAGTTGACCCTCCGTCTCCTGAAGATTTTCGAGCCGGACCAACAGGGGCATTACCCCTACCACGCGCCCTACAAGCAGTTTCTCGAAGATCCGCACTTCCGCGACCATTACCTCTTCTACGAGTTTTTCCACGGCGACTCGGGACAGGGCCTCGGGGCTTCGCACCAAACGGGCTGGACGGCCCTCATTGCCAACCTCCTTCTGGAAATCGATCTGGAAGGCAAGAAGGAGCCTAAAAAGCGCAAGGCCAAAGCCAAGCCTAAGAAAAAGAAGGTGGTGAAGAAGACGTAG
- a CDS encoding nucleoside hydrolase: MHRRSFLKHAGVAASLPLLTAFPFDAPAQRPPGRRTVLIDADTANEVDDLYAIVRALLEPDFDVRGLASAQWNHRLSPPNTVQESQRINDDLLRLMQRTDIPAPLGAEMIMGKPWGGTEPSDSPAAHLMIRLARALPASQKLTILCLGAVTNLASALALAPDIVPNITVYALGGRYYADRNVWDKDEFNVRNDLNAMNYLFNLDGLELHLMPINVLFGFTFQLQSTLDQLAGHGPVADYLAARWLSNGPDTDERVFWDLALVEAVARPALATERQVQTPPENKPRTIWVYTQVQADAMRTDWWKVAKAGLPAAGR, encoded by the coding sequence ATGCACCGCCGTTCGTTTCTGAAGCACGCCGGAGTGGCCGCCTCGCTGCCGTTGCTCACCGCTTTTCCTTTCGACGCCCCAGCACAGCGGCCGCCGGGACGCCGCACGGTCCTGATCGATGCCGACACCGCCAACGAAGTAGACGACCTGTATGCCATTGTACGGGCGCTGCTGGAGCCTGACTTCGACGTCCGGGGGCTGGCGTCGGCCCAATGGAACCACCGCCTCTCCCCTCCGAACACCGTGCAGGAAAGCCAACGCATCAACGACGACCTGCTGCGGCTGATGCAACGTACCGACATCCCCGCCCCGCTGGGCGCCGAGATGATCATGGGCAAACCGTGGGGCGGCACCGAACCCAGCGACTCGCCCGCGGCGCACCTGATGATCCGCCTGGCACGCGCCCTGCCCGCTTCGCAAAAGCTGACGATCCTCTGCCTCGGGGCGGTTACTAACCTGGCATCGGCTCTGGCGCTGGCCCCCGACATCGTGCCGAACATCACGGTGTATGCGCTGGGCGGTCGCTATTACGCCGACCGGAACGTATGGGACAAGGACGAGTTCAACGTGCGCAACGACCTGAATGCCATGAATTATCTGTTCAATCTGGACGGGCTGGAGCTGCACCTTATGCCCATCAATGTGCTGTTTGGGTTCACCTTTCAGTTGCAGTCGACGCTCGACCAGCTGGCCGGGCATGGTCCGGTCGCCGACTACCTGGCGGCCCGCTGGCTTTCGAACGGCCCCGATACCGACGAGCGTGTTTTCTGGGACCTGGCTCTGGTCGAAGCCGTAGCCCGACCGGCGCTCGCGACGGAACGACAGGTTCAGACTCCGCCCGAAAACAAACCGCGTACGATCTGGGTCTACACCCAGGTGCAGGCCGATGCCATGCGCACCGACTGGTGGAAGGTCGCGAAGGCCGGGCTGCCGGCCGCGGGTCGCTAG
- a CDS encoding sugar kinase yields MPKKIVGFGEIMLRLTPFHLNERLVQTNALQKAYAGAESNVTVALSCLGQDTWFVTTLPDHALGDGAINSLREFGVDTRLARRAGKRIGTYYIEHGAAMRASRIIYDRENSAMALAPPEAYDWYQILQGKDYFHTTGITPALSAACATATTQAIRTAKSLGVQVSFDLNFRRSLWTQDEGRAVLLPLMEHIDVLFANTGSVADVFAIGGDLPADWQGQVEATRAAAEALYRTQPFPLIALTVREHLSASENGWAGLLYDGNRFYESRKYHFHIVDRIGGGDAFTAGVLHGLCRGWDHAKTIEFATAASALKHTIPGDLSLFSENEVLEVAEGDHSGRVKR; encoded by the coding sequence ATGCCTAAGAAAATCGTCGGATTTGGAGAGATCATGCTCCGCCTCACCCCGTTCCACCTGAACGAACGCCTGGTCCAGACCAACGCCCTGCAAAAAGCCTACGCCGGCGCCGAATCGAACGTCACGGTGGCGCTGAGTTGCCTGGGACAGGACACCTGGTTTGTGACGACCCTCCCCGACCACGCACTGGGCGACGGAGCCATCAACTCCCTCCGCGAGTTTGGGGTCGACACACGGCTGGCACGGCGCGCGGGCAAACGGATCGGCACGTACTACATCGAACACGGAGCGGCCATGCGCGCCAGCCGCATCATCTACGACCGGGAAAATTCGGCCATGGCGCTGGCCCCTCCCGAAGCGTACGACTGGTACCAGATTCTTCAGGGCAAGGACTACTTCCACACCACGGGCATTACGCCCGCCCTTTCGGCGGCGTGTGCTACCGCCACAACGCAGGCCATCCGTACCGCAAAATCGCTGGGGGTGCAGGTGAGTTTTGACCTAAACTTCCGCCGAAGCCTCTGGACGCAGGATGAAGGGCGGGCCGTTTTGCTACCGCTGATGGAACACATCGATGTGCTGTTTGCCAACACCGGCTCGGTGGCCGACGTATTCGCCATTGGCGGCGACCTCCCGGCCGACTGGCAGGGGCAGGTGGAAGCCACGCGGGCCGCGGCCGAAGCACTCTACCGGACGCAGCCTTTTCCGCTTATCGCCCTGACCGTACGCGAACACCTGTCGGCCTCAGAAAACGGCTGGGCGGGCCTTCTGTACGACGGCAACCGGTTCTACGAAAGCCGGAAGTACCACTTCCACATTGTAGACCGCATCGGGGGCGGCGATGCCTTCACGGCGGGAGTACTGCACGGGCTCTGCCGCGGGTGGGACCACGCCAAAACCATCGAATTTGCGACAGCCGCGTCGGCGCTGAAGCACACCATTCCCGGCGATTTAAGTTTGTTTTCAGAAAACGAAGTGCTGGAAGTCGCGGAAGGCGATCACTCCGGGCGCGTTAAACGCTAA
- a CDS encoding bifunctional 4-hydroxy-2-oxoglutarate aldolase/2-dehydro-3-deoxy-phosphogluconate aldolase gives MSRHRTLQTILDEGIVAIIRQPRPDPVLPIADALFAGGVHTIEVTIGTPQALRLIEQLAAQARFCVGVGSVIDAATVDAAVRAGARFIVTPVSKQEVIARAHHHDVPVFSGAFTPGEIQAAHEWGADVVKVFPAEMFGPAYLKAVRAPLPHLRLMPTGGVTVENAGAWIRAGACALGVGSTLTDPKAIAEGNFALLTERAQQLHEQVRQARA, from the coding sequence ATGTCACGTCACCGTACCCTGCAAACCATTCTGGACGAAGGCATCGTCGCTATCATCCGGCAACCTCGCCCCGACCCCGTGCTGCCCATCGCCGACGCGCTTTTCGCGGGGGGAGTGCACACCATTGAGGTAACCATCGGAACGCCACAGGCCCTCCGGCTCATCGAACAACTGGCTGCGCAAGCCCGCTTCTGTGTCGGCGTCGGTTCGGTCATTGACGCCGCAACGGTCGACGCGGCCGTTCGGGCCGGTGCCCGGTTCATCGTTACGCCCGTTTCGAAACAGGAGGTCATTGCACGCGCCCATCACCATGACGTGCCGGTCTTTTCCGGAGCGTTCACGCCGGGCGAGATTCAGGCCGCGCACGAATGGGGCGCCGATGTGGTCAAGGTGTTCCCGGCCGAGATGTTCGGTCCCGCGTACCTGAAGGCCGTGCGGGCACCCCTGCCCCACCTGCGGCTAATGCCCACCGGAGGAGTCACGGTCGAAAACGCCGGGGCATGGATTCGGGCGGGGGCCTGCGCGCTGGGCGTGGGGAGTACACTTACCGACCCGAAGGCCATCGCGGAAGGCAACTTTGCGTTGCTGACAGAACGCGCCCAACAACTGCACGAACAGGTTCGGCAGGCCAGGGCGTAA
- a CDS encoding NAD-dependent epimerase/dehydratase family protein — protein sequence MHTILGAGGTIAVPLAKELSRYTDKIRLVSRNPQKINPTDELFPADLSKPGAVASAVEGSDVVYLLVGFDYNIDVWREKWPRLMRSVIDACEEYDAKLVFFDNVYMYDRDSLGRMTEETPHRPTSKKGEVRARLHKMIFDAVEAGALTAMIVRAADFYGPQNDKSVLVETVYKGLLQRKRATWFGPLDKKHTFTYTPDAAKATALLATTPDAYNQVWHVPTSREALTGKQWVDLFAKEMGLRPKVLALPVWLIGVMGWFVPFMREMHEMMYQYDRDYIFDSSKFEQRFHSTPTSPAEGVKQTVHASAE from the coding sequence ATGCATACCATCCTCGGGGCGGGCGGCACCATCGCCGTGCCCTTGGCCAAAGAACTGAGCCGCTACACCGACAAGATTCGGTTGGTGAGCCGCAATCCGCAGAAAATCAATCCGACCGACGAACTGTTCCCGGCCGACCTGTCGAAACCGGGCGCGGTCGCCAGCGCGGTCGAAGGATCGGACGTGGTGTATTTGTTGGTGGGGTTCGACTACAACATCGACGTGTGGCGCGAGAAATGGCCGCGCCTGATGCGCAGCGTGATCGACGCCTGCGAAGAGTACGACGCCAAACTGGTGTTTTTCGACAACGTCTACATGTACGACCGCGATTCGCTCGGTCGCATGACGGAAGAGACGCCGCACCGACCCACAAGTAAAAAGGGGGAAGTCCGTGCCCGGCTGCACAAGATGATTTTCGATGCCGTAGAGGCGGGCGCCCTCACCGCGATGATTGTCCGCGCGGCCGACTTTTACGGCCCGCAGAACGACAAAAGCGTTCTGGTCGAGACGGTCTACAAAGGGCTTTTGCAACGCAAGCGGGCGACCTGGTTCGGGCCGCTGGACAAGAAGCATACGTTTACCTACACGCCCGATGCCGCCAAAGCCACCGCGCTGCTGGCCACGACGCCCGACGCCTACAACCAGGTGTGGCACGTGCCCACGAGCCGCGAGGCCCTGACGGGCAAACAGTGGGTCGACCTTTTTGCGAAGGAGATGGGGCTACGCCCGAAAGTGCTGGCCCTGCCGGTCTGGCTCATCGGGGTGATGGGCTGGTTTGTGCCGTTTATGCGAGAGATGCACGAGATGATGTACCAGTACGACCGCGACTACATTTTCGACAGCAGCAAATTCGAACAGCGATTCCACAGTACGCCCACTTCACCGGCCGAAGGCGTGAAACAGACGGTCCACGCGTCGGCAGAGTAA